Proteins encoded in a region of the Fuerstiella sp. genome:
- a CDS encoding serine/threonine protein kinase, which yields MSNPSQESKPEDQSRSDDLVDRTIGEFRLLRRLGSGGMADVYLAEQPSLQRVVAIKVLQPGRIAGFDSSIVDRFQREARAAGGLSHANIVQVYQTGEENGIHFIVQEYIQGNNLAQQIRRVGPPNLYQGLQWMQQIANALHAADQAGIVHRDIKPENIMLTRDLTVKVTDFGLAQLSQQGDQKNLTQTGIAMGTPLYMSPEQVRGSKVDFRSDQYSFGVTCYHMYAGRPPFSSGNPVTVAVQHLQDPPPPLAGHRADLPPEVCNTIHRMMSKEPSERFQSSAEVLRTIAPLHQLPINSSLRQSIGIRRWFPGALPAWRLTVGVIAATILAGTLAGQRLAPRPLVPDIHPVSITPKASAAQQFAEAMLNPRDESGWLAIREHYPDSDEWRYAQLHLAMLYLSRIPPESTQANLILEELVTWTDLKPAEYRRLRALAVMAEAMAARQAGKQSDERVFLQQLRDDELLSEDDREDLSEIAPPPLRNYANQILQPNPDRSLPQRRK from the coding sequence ATGTCCAACCCGTCACAAGAAAGTAAACCTGAAGATCAGTCGAGATCCGATGATCTTGTTGATCGCACCATTGGTGAATTCCGACTGCTGCGTCGACTTGGTTCCGGGGGCATGGCCGATGTCTATCTGGCCGAACAGCCATCACTGCAGCGGGTGGTCGCCATCAAAGTCCTGCAGCCCGGTCGCATCGCCGGATTCGACAGTTCGATCGTGGATCGTTTTCAGCGGGAGGCCAGAGCAGCCGGAGGTCTCAGTCATGCAAACATCGTACAGGTGTACCAGACCGGTGAAGAGAACGGGATTCACTTTATCGTTCAGGAATACATTCAGGGCAACAATCTGGCTCAACAGATCCGCCGCGTCGGTCCGCCAAACCTGTATCAGGGTCTGCAGTGGATGCAGCAGATTGCTAATGCTCTTCATGCTGCCGATCAGGCCGGGATTGTCCATCGAGATATCAAACCTGAAAACATCATGCTCACCCGTGATCTGACCGTAAAAGTTACGGATTTCGGGCTGGCACAGCTCAGTCAGCAGGGAGATCAAAAGAATCTGACGCAAACCGGTATCGCCATGGGAACGCCTTTGTATATGAGTCCCGAACAGGTTCGCGGCAGTAAAGTCGATTTTCGGAGTGATCAGTATTCTTTTGGTGTAACGTGTTACCACATGTATGCAGGGAGGCCTCCGTTCTCATCCGGAAATCCGGTGACGGTTGCGGTCCAGCACCTGCAGGATCCACCGCCACCTCTCGCGGGTCATCGAGCCGACCTGCCACCGGAAGTCTGTAATACGATCCACCGAATGATGTCAAAGGAACCATCCGAACGATTCCAGTCCTCGGCCGAGGTCCTCAGGACAATCGCCCCTCTGCACCAGCTGCCGATCAACTCAAGTCTCCGTCAGTCGATCGGAATTCGACGCTGGTTTCCGGGTGCACTGCCTGCCTGGCGTCTGACTGTCGGAGTAATCGCTGCCACAATTCTGGCCGGCACACTGGCCGGTCAACGGTTGGCCCCTCGTCCACTGGTTCCCGATATCCATCCAGTCTCCATAACGCCCAAAGCGTCGGCTGCACAACAGTTCGCAGAGGCGATGCTCAATCCTCGCGACGAGTCGGGCTGGCTGGCGATCCGCGAACACTATCCTGACTCAGATGAGTGGCGATACGCTCAGCTACATCTCGCCATGTTGTATCTCAGTCGGATTCCACCAGAGAGTACTCAGGCGAACCTGATCCTGGAAGAACTGGTCACTTGGACTGATTTGAAGCCGGCAGAATACCGTCGTCTGCGCGCACTGGCTGTGATGGCAGAGGCCATGGCGGCACGTCAGGCTGGAAAACAGTCTGACGAACGCGTCTTTCTGCAACAACTTCGCGACGACGAACTGCTCAGTGAAGACGATCGTGAAGATCTGTCTGAGATTGCCCCCCCGCCATTACGCAATTACGCGAATCAAATCCTGCAACCGAATCCCGATCGCAGTCTGCCGCAGAGACGCAAATAA
- the prfB gene encoding peptide chain release factor 2 (programmed frameshift), producing MEAELRARCNELIERILHLRDCLDLENQEKRLTEVNDRMTAADFWDHQESAQQTVAEMQRLKASVEPVRQMVADGEDLKVLMEFAEEDPDSAEELQSAADDLEKQVDGVELQATMNEPEDACAAYVQIQAGEGGTDSADWALMLMRMYVRWAERRRCKVEEVDISEGEEAGIRNATLLIRGDHIFGYLKGETGNHRLIRISPFDSAGRRHTAFAAVDVSPDLGDTCEIEIDWDRDVREDTYRAGGAGGQHVNKTDSAVRLTHSSGVVVQCQNERSQHKNRATARKMLQARLYQIEIDKRDAELAARRGDKSKIGFGGATVRNYVLHPEQYVKDARTGTRVGNPQPVLDGEIDTFLESFLRWRLSASDS from the exons ATGGAAGCTGAACTTAGGGCCCGTTGCAATGAACTGATAGAACGTATCCTTCATCTCCGAGATTGTCTT GACCTGGAAAATCAGGAAAAGAGACTGACGGAAGTGAATGACCGTATGACGGCTGCAGACTTTTGGGACCATCAGGAATCAGCTCAGCAGACTGTCGCAGAGATGCAGCGTTTAAAAGCGTCCGTAGAACCAGTTCGGCAAATGGTTGCTGATGGTGAGGACCTTAAAGTATTAATGGAGTTTGCGGAAGAGGATCCCGACAGCGCTGAAGAACTGCAGTCTGCTGCCGATGATCTGGAAAAGCAGGTCGATGGCGTTGAACTGCAGGCGACAATGAACGAACCGGAAGATGCCTGTGCAGCGTACGTGCAGATTCAGGCCGGAGAAGGTGGTACGGACTCGGCGGACTGGGCGCTTATGTTGATGCGTATGTACGTTCGCTGGGCGGAACGACGACGCTGTAAGGTTGAGGAGGTTGACATTTCGGAAGGTGAAGAAGCCGGTATCCGCAATGCAACACTGTTGATTCGTGGTGACCACATTTTCGGGTACCTCAAGGGAGAAACCGGGAACCATCGGTTAATTCGAATCAGTCCTTTTGATTCTGCCGGTCGTCGTCATACCGCGTTCGCCGCTGTTGATGTCAGCCCTGACCTTGGTGACACCTGCGAGATTGAAATAGACTGGGATCGTGATGTGCGTGAAGACACTTACCGTGCCGGAGGCGCCGGAGGTCAGCACGTGAACAAAACGGATTCTGCGGTCCGTTTGACTCATTCGTCGGGTGTTGTCGTACAGTGTCAGAATGAACGAAGCCAGCACAAGAACCGTGCAACGGCCCGAAAAATGCTGCAGGCAAGGCTGTACCAGATTGAAATTGACAAGCGAGATGCTGAGCTAGCGGCTCGGCGCGGCGATAAGTCCAAGATTGGTTTTGGGGGTGCGACTGTCCGTAACTATGTTCTGCATCCCGAACAGTATGTAAAGGATGCACGCACAGGGACCAGAGTTGGTAACCCGCAGCCTGTGCTGGATGGTGAAATTGATACCTTCCTGGAATCTTTCCTTCGATGGCGGCTTTCAGCCTCGGACTCATAA
- a CDS encoding DUF1080 domain-containing protein: MLCRIAVFSLIVTLFQSGCQHDSTEVPRAVGDKSPVGERSDSQTAEAAEAEPFHFLTPNLTPEQIRDGWISLFDGATLFGWDVPALTNWHVEDGCIVADSGEESLLTTPFKFDNFELRCEFYLEPDGNSGVFLRTAADPRDPATDTYELNICDSHEAFPTGSLVARHKAVDVPAVEGAWHLFRVICDGPHIQVWLDQKSIVDFTDESGSQRSTGVLGLQMREGRIAFRDVFIRPIGITELFDGESLKGWSVVDGSQSEFGVVNGAIHVSNGPGFLQTNSVHRDFCLHVEARTNGKELNSGIFFRAMPGTKDSPSHGYEFQIHHGFKNDDRTKPADSGTGAVFRRVAARYVVADDHEWFYGTLIAQGDRIATWVNGYQVVNWKDTREADENPRRGRRLEPGHISLQGHDPTTDLEFRSVSIHDFTGG, from the coding sequence ATGTTATGTCGGATCGCAGTTTTTTCGCTGATCGTCACTCTCTTTCAGTCAGGTTGTCAACACGACAGTACCGAAGTTCCACGCGCGGTCGGAGACAAATCACCGGTCGGGGAACGATCAGATTCGCAGACTGCAGAGGCTGCGGAAGCAGAGCCGTTTCATTTTCTGACACCGAATCTTACTCCCGAACAGATCCGCGACGGCTGGATCAGCTTGTTTGATGGAGCTACTCTGTTCGGCTGGGATGTCCCCGCGCTGACAAACTGGCATGTTGAAGACGGTTGCATTGTTGCGGACAGCGGTGAAGAGAGCCTGCTGACAACTCCGTTCAAATTTGACAACTTCGAACTTCGATGCGAGTTTTATCTGGAACCCGATGGCAACAGTGGCGTGTTTCTGCGAACAGCAGCGGATCCCCGCGACCCGGCAACTGATACTTATGAGTTGAACATTTGCGATTCCCATGAAGCGTTCCCCACCGGGAGTCTGGTCGCGCGCCACAAAGCCGTTGACGTTCCGGCGGTTGAAGGTGCCTGGCATCTGTTCCGCGTCATCTGTGACGGACCGCACATTCAGGTCTGGCTGGACCAGAAGTCCATTGTGGATTTTACCGATGAATCCGGAAGCCAGCGATCAACCGGGGTCCTTGGCCTGCAGATGCGGGAAGGTCGTATCGCCTTTCGCGATGTGTTCATCAGGCCAATTGGAATCACGGAGCTGTTCGATGGGGAATCATTGAAAGGCTGGTCAGTCGTCGATGGCAGTCAGAGTGAGTTTGGTGTGGTCAATGGAGCGATCCACGTTAGCAATGGGCCAGGGTTCCTGCAGACAAATTCCGTGCACAGAGACTTCTGTCTTCATGTGGAAGCTCGCACGAATGGCAAGGAATTGAACAGTGGAATATTTTTCCGGGCGATGCCGGGCACTAAAGATTCACCGTCCCACGGTTATGAATTTCAGATACACCATGGTTTCAAAAATGACGACCGTACAAAACCTGCCGATTCCGGGACAGGTGCCGTGTTTCGTCGTGTTGCGGCCCGCTACGTCGTCGCCGATGACCATGAGTGGTTTTACGGCACGTTGATTGCGCAGGGTGATCGCATTGCAACCTGGGTCAACGGATATCAGGTGGTTAACTGGAAGGATACCCGTGAAGCTGACGAAAATCCGCGTCGAGGCAGACGTCTGGAACCTGGGCACATCAGTTTACAGGGGCACGATCCGACGACGGATCTTGAATTTAGATCTGTCTCCATCCACGACTTTACCGGTGGATAA
- a CDS encoding D-2-hydroxyacid dehydrogenase yields MVKLVITPPVDDLKRQWAARLQEALSDDRIVLTENDSEAQKVIGEADAVFGWVPPRLLPLAQKMRWLHSPQIAPPEEFYYQALIEHPVVVTNPRGTFNDHIAQHILMYVLSLARGLPDYLEAQRQRRWAPDARRSRYIDLAESTALIVGVGGIGQETARIFTAAGIRVIGVDARWEYEVPYLEKHYPQELDLLLPQADFVVVTVPHTPETEGMWNLGRFQLMKQSAFFINIGRGLTTKLDDLVSAIEGEQIAGCALDVFEQEPLSRDHRLWNLPNVILTPHVAARDADNIPERQFEILLDNARRFATGRPLRNIVDKSAWY; encoded by the coding sequence TTGGTTAAACTCGTCATCACACCGCCAGTAGACGACCTCAAACGGCAGTGGGCCGCACGTCTGCAGGAGGCATTGTCGGACGATCGCATTGTTCTGACAGAAAATGATTCCGAAGCACAGAAAGTTATCGGCGAAGCGGATGCGGTGTTTGGCTGGGTGCCTCCCCGATTACTGCCACTGGCTCAAAAAATGCGATGGCTTCACAGCCCGCAGATTGCGCCCCCGGAAGAGTTTTACTACCAGGCGTTGATAGAGCATCCGGTTGTGGTGACCAACCCGCGCGGAACATTCAACGACCACATTGCCCAGCATATCCTGATGTATGTCCTGAGTCTGGCGCGTGGGTTACCGGATTACCTGGAAGCTCAGCGACAGCGGCGCTGGGCCCCTGACGCTCGCAGGAGCCGTTACATTGATCTGGCTGAATCGACCGCACTCATCGTCGGTGTCGGCGGAATCGGTCAGGAAACAGCCAGGATATTTACTGCAGCCGGAATACGTGTGATCGGTGTTGACGCCAGATGGGAATACGAAGTTCCATATCTGGAAAAACACTATCCTCAAGAACTTGATTTGCTTCTGCCCCAGGCGGATTTTGTCGTGGTGACCGTGCCGCACACACCTGAGACGGAGGGTATGTGGAATTTGGGTAGATTCCAGCTCATGAAGCAATCTGCGTTTTTTATCAACATCGGACGGGGACTTACCACCAAACTCGACGATCTGGTGTCCGCGATCGAAGGTGAACAGATTGCCGGGTGTGCGCTGGATGTGTTTGAACAGGAACCCTTGTCGAGAGATCACAGGCTCTGGAACCTTCCAAATGTGATCCTGACACCGCATGTCGCGGCCAGAGATGCTGATAATATTCCTGAACGCCAGTTTGAAATTCTACTGGACAATGCCCGGAGATTTGCGACCGGCAGACCGCTTCGGAATATTGTTGACAAGTCCGCATGGTATTAG
- a CDS encoding amidohydrolase has translation MFIVDSHCHVSTCWYEPVESLVDQMDRTGVDRAVLIQMQGQFDNGYQFECETRYPGRFASVVLVDTSDTAAGGQLQDLASQGAKGVRLHPNDPLWIWSKAAELGMIVSCAGTPQTFASSAFAEVLQSFPGLPVIIEHLGGMTAHPESSVEVLQDAVFGLGRFSNAFMKIHGLGEFCRRKIPVEESFPFERAGLSLLQRACDAFSGRVMWGSDFPPVSFREGYANALGLPMIELASRPQTERDGIFGGVAAKLFGLSHHQ, from the coding sequence ATGTTTATTGTAGATTCCCACTGTCACGTGTCGACATGCTGGTACGAACCGGTGGAGAGTCTGGTAGATCAGATGGATCGGACTGGTGTGGACAGAGCTGTACTGATCCAGATGCAGGGGCAATTCGACAATGGTTACCAGTTCGAATGTGAGACACGATATCCGGGTCGTTTTGCGTCAGTCGTACTTGTCGATACCAGCGATACCGCCGCCGGCGGGCAGTTGCAGGATTTGGCTTCTCAGGGGGCCAAAGGTGTGCGGCTTCATCCGAACGATCCACTGTGGATATGGAGCAAGGCTGCAGAATTGGGAATGATTGTTTCCTGTGCCGGAACACCTCAAACCTTCGCGTCTTCCGCGTTTGCCGAAGTCCTCCAGTCGTTTCCCGGCCTTCCTGTGATCATAGAGCACCTCGGCGGGATGACGGCACACCCTGAATCATCGGTGGAAGTCTTACAGGACGCGGTGTTTGGCCTCGGTCGATTTTCCAATGCCTTCATGAAAATTCATGGTTTGGGTGAGTTCTGTCGCCGTAAAATTCCTGTGGAGGAGTCATTTCCATTCGAGCGTGCAGGTTTGTCACTCCTGCAGCGGGCCTGTGACGCGTTTTCCGGAAGAGTCATGTGGGGCAGTGATTTTCCTCCGGTTAGCTTTCGCGAGGGCTACGCAAATGCTCTGGGTCTTCCGATGATCGAACTGGCGTCACGGCCACAGACGGAGCGTGACGGCATATTTGGCGGCGTGGCCGCAAAACTCTTTGGCCTGTCGCATCACCAGTGA
- a CDS encoding amidohydrolase: MTAAASETTLRLAREIEPWMIRIRRRLHQCPELLYELHETSQIVREELDRLEIAFESGIAETGIVATIGHDESRCVMLRADMDALPIQELADVDFKSNNVGRMHACGHDCHTAMLLGAARILKQRESSLKGTVKLCFQPAEEGGAGAQRMCEEGVMRSPAVQKAFAIHVWPLIPSGQLTGRPGVFLAATSAFEIKITGQGGHAALPHLANDPVMAAARIVTGVQTLISREQDPLEAGLVSITAINGGTAYNVIPTDVTIKGTIRSLSVANKDRLKLRIGEIARTLAAADHCTAEFVAVGTDYPVTANDPKLWEDVVGMGERIVGKGNVPISSAVMGGEDFSYYGAFVPTCFLGLGCRSESAGSVHGLHHPQFKMDESVLHIGAALHVSFVNEQL; this comes from the coding sequence ATGACGGCAGCCGCCAGCGAAACAACACTCAGACTCGCCAGGGAAATTGAACCGTGGATGATCCGGATCCGTCGCCGACTGCATCAATGTCCTGAGTTGCTGTATGAACTGCATGAAACATCGCAGATCGTTCGTGAAGAGTTGGATCGTCTGGAGATTGCCTTTGAATCGGGGATAGCCGAAACCGGAATTGTAGCAACCATCGGACATGATGAATCACGCTGTGTCATGCTGCGCGCTGATATGGATGCTCTTCCCATTCAGGAATTAGCGGACGTTGATTTCAAGAGCAACAATGTCGGTCGGATGCACGCCTGTGGACACGACTGCCATACCGCCATGTTGCTTGGTGCCGCCAGGATTCTTAAACAGCGGGAATCAAGCCTTAAAGGAACGGTGAAACTATGCTTTCAGCCGGCCGAAGAAGGCGGGGCCGGCGCTCAAAGAATGTGCGAGGAAGGCGTGATGCGCAGTCCAGCCGTTCAAAAAGCATTCGCCATTCACGTATGGCCACTGATTCCGTCCGGTCAGCTGACAGGTCGTCCTGGCGTTTTTCTTGCTGCAACCAGTGCATTTGAAATCAAAATTACAGGACAGGGGGGGCATGCCGCACTCCCACACCTGGCAAATGACCCCGTTATGGCAGCAGCGAGGATTGTAACCGGGGTTCAAACATTGATTTCCCGTGAGCAGGATCCGCTGGAAGCCGGCCTGGTCAGCATCACGGCCATCAACGGCGGAACCGCGTACAATGTTATTCCGACAGACGTGACGATCAAAGGGACTATCCGTTCCTTGTCCGTGGCTAACAAAGATCGGTTGAAACTCCGCATCGGTGAAATAGCACGCACACTGGCTGCGGCGGATCACTGCACTGCAGAGTTTGTTGCAGTGGGCACAGATTACCCTGTTACCGCAAACGATCCGAAATTGTGGGAGGACGTCGTCGGAATGGGTGAGCGGATTGTCGGTAAAGGCAATGTTCCGATTAGCAGCGCGGTGATGGGCGGCGAAGACTTTTCATATTACGGGGCTTTTGTTCCCACATGTTTCCTGGGGCTTGGCTGCCGCAGCGAATCTGCAGGATCTGTCCACGGACTGCACCATCCACAATTCAAAATGGACGAATCTGTTTTGCATATAGGAGCCGCTCTTCACGTTTCGTTCGTAAACGAACAGCTTTGA
- a CDS encoding DUF1553 domain-containing protein gives MPPVDSGLSLTAGQIDLIRQWIEQGAHWQEHWSFIPPERPLMPPLSDNEWPKNAVDHFILARLQAAGLKPSSQADRRTLIRRVSFDITGLPPTPQEVDAFLADSSSAAWENVVDRLLRSSAYGERMALNWLDAARYADTHGYHEDYHRDMWPWRDWVIDAFNSNMSFDQFTIEQLAGDLLPDSTHDQIVATGFNRNHGVTASGISEEYRVEYVLDRVRTTSTVWLGLTMHCAQCHDHKYDPISQSEFYKFFAYFNSVTDKGVENRMGNVDPLVNVDSPGFVAKLAMLDRNIEKQEQARQQRDREVAVDVSDSWEHQLCLQGGVRTIKQPEGLLLHYPLDAATDNQVINVAGESGNGTLMGIPVWKPGRLANALDCDGRAWVDLGDAAGFERTDSFSYGAWVFPEGDGAVLARMDTAQANRGWDVVITDKHVEARMTHFRPDDAIHVKTKSQLQSAQWSHVFVTYDGSVSARGLRIYVDGRQEPVTILRDSLTGTIRTGTPLNIGLRSTSDVFAGAIDDVRIYRRSLTAAEVATLADTNPAVPVLATSVEDRTKEQRQVLRQYYLTNHDAQYRRISSDLESLRRLKNEIQEEAQTLTVMVMQDMKTPRDTFVLERGVYDQHGPQVQPGTPGFLPSLPDSAEPSRLTLARWLVTPDHPLTSRVTVNRLWQMIFGTGIVKTSEDFGTQGQLPSHPKLLDWLATEFVRAGWDVRQIVKLILMSATYQQSSKISPESFGRDPGNRLLSRGPRFRLAAELIRDNALAVSGLLVQRVGGPSVKPYQPPGLWMETSNRGYDQDHGPNLYRRSLYSYWKRSVPLPNMFAIDAPTREICTVRRQRTNTPLMALVMMNDPTFVEAARVMAENAMISAVDPGDRISFMFNRATARQPNPLEIEVLLNVYRRQHGVYDRNSDAAVNLLTVGESKRNQNLDAGEHAAMTTIGSIILNMDETITKE, from the coding sequence ATGCCACCAGTTGATTCAGGTCTCTCGCTGACCGCCGGACAGATCGATCTGATCCGTCAATGGATTGAACAGGGGGCGCACTGGCAGGAACACTGGTCGTTCATTCCACCGGAGCGTCCGTTGATGCCACCGCTGAGTGACAACGAGTGGCCGAAGAATGCCGTTGATCATTTTATACTGGCGCGACTACAGGCTGCGGGGCTGAAACCTTCTTCACAGGCTGACAGACGCACATTGATTCGAAGGGTGTCTTTTGACATCACGGGACTTCCTCCAACACCGCAGGAGGTGGATGCGTTTCTCGCCGACAGCAGCAGTGCAGCCTGGGAGAACGTCGTGGATCGGTTGCTGAGGTCATCAGCCTACGGGGAACGGATGGCTCTCAACTGGCTGGACGCCGCGAGATATGCAGACACACATGGCTACCATGAGGACTATCATCGTGACATGTGGCCGTGGCGGGACTGGGTGATTGACGCATTCAATTCCAACATGTCGTTCGATCAGTTTACCATCGAACAGCTGGCGGGGGATCTGTTGCCCGACAGCACACACGACCAGATCGTGGCAACTGGTTTTAACCGAAATCACGGAGTGACGGCTTCGGGGATTTCAGAAGAATACCGTGTCGAATATGTACTGGACCGGGTCCGTACGACCTCCACGGTCTGGCTCGGTTTGACCATGCACTGTGCTCAGTGTCATGACCACAAATATGATCCGATTTCACAGTCAGAGTTTTACAAATTTTTCGCGTATTTTAATTCCGTCACCGACAAAGGCGTTGAAAATCGGATGGGAAACGTCGATCCGCTTGTGAATGTCGATTCACCCGGGTTTGTCGCAAAACTGGCGATGCTGGACAGGAACATTGAAAAACAGGAACAGGCGAGACAGCAAAGAGATCGGGAGGTCGCTGTAGATGTTTCGGACTCGTGGGAGCATCAGCTTTGTCTGCAGGGGGGAGTCCGCACGATCAAACAGCCGGAGGGCCTGTTGCTGCATTATCCACTTGATGCAGCAACGGACAATCAGGTGATAAATGTCGCCGGAGAAAGTGGAAACGGGACGCTCATGGGAATTCCCGTCTGGAAACCCGGCCGGTTGGCGAATGCTCTGGACTGTGACGGCAGGGCCTGGGTCGATCTGGGAGACGCAGCAGGTTTCGAGCGAACAGATTCTTTTTCGTACGGCGCCTGGGTTTTTCCTGAAGGTGACGGTGCCGTGCTTGCCCGTATGGATACAGCCCAGGCCAATCGAGGTTGGGACGTCGTCATTACCGACAAGCATGTTGAAGCCCGTATGACGCATTTCCGTCCGGATGACGCGATTCACGTGAAAACCAAAAGTCAGCTCCAATCCGCTCAGTGGTCGCACGTGTTTGTCACCTATGACGGTTCCGTCAGCGCTCGGGGGCTTCGAATCTACGTGGACGGTCGGCAGGAGCCGGTCACGATTCTGCGAGATTCGTTGACGGGCACAATCAGGACCGGTACGCCTCTTAATATTGGACTCCGGAGTACCTCCGATGTTTTTGCAGGCGCGATTGATGATGTCAGAATTTACCGTCGATCTCTGACTGCGGCCGAAGTTGCAACACTGGCTGACACGAATCCTGCCGTGCCTGTTCTGGCCACGTCGGTGGAGGACCGAACCAAGGAACAAAGACAGGTGCTGCGGCAGTATTATCTCACGAATCACGACGCGCAATATCGGCGAATCAGCAGCGACCTCGAGAGCCTGCGCCGTCTTAAAAATGAGATCCAGGAAGAGGCCCAAACATTGACAGTGATGGTCATGCAGGACATGAAAACACCACGTGATACGTTTGTTCTGGAACGTGGTGTCTACGATCAGCATGGTCCGCAGGTTCAGCCAGGCACGCCGGGATTTTTGCCGTCGCTGCCGGACTCTGCAGAACCCAGCCGGCTGACTCTGGCTCGCTGGCTGGTCACACCGGACCATCCGCTGACCAGTCGAGTGACCGTGAACCGTTTGTGGCAAATGATATTCGGCACCGGGATCGTCAAAACGTCGGAAGATTTTGGAACACAGGGACAGCTACCGAGTCATCCCAAACTGCTGGACTGGCTGGCTACGGAGTTTGTTCGCGCGGGCTGGGACGTTCGACAGATCGTAAAACTGATTTTGATGTCGGCAACCTATCAGCAATCTTCAAAAATTTCACCGGAATCATTCGGACGGGATCCAGGAAACCGTCTGTTGAGTCGCGGTCCTCGTTTTCGGCTGGCTGCTGAACTCATTCGCGACAATGCACTGGCAGTGAGCGGATTGCTGGTGCAGCGGGTTGGTGGTCCGAGTGTCAAACCCTACCAGCCTCCGGGACTCTGGATGGAGACTTCCAATCGGGGTTACGATCAGGATCATGGACCAAACCTGTACCGTCGCAGCCTCTACAGTTACTGGAAGAGGTCTGTCCCGCTGCCGAACATGTTTGCCATTGATGCTCCAACCCGTGAAATCTGTACTGTTCGCCGTCAACGAACAAACACACCGCTGATGGCACTGGTCATGATGAACGATCCGACGTTTGTTGAGGCGGCAAGAGTGATGGCAGAAAACGCAATGATCAGTGCTGTTGATCCGGGGGACCGGATCTCATTCATGTTTAACAGAGCGACTGCACGTCAACCGAACCCGCTGGAAATTGAGGTGTTACTTAACGTGTACCGGCGTCAGCATGGCGTTTATGACCGGAACTCCGACGCTGCTGTAAATCTTCTGACTGTCGGAGAATCAAAACGAAACCAAAATCTTGATGCCGGTGAACATGCGGCGATGACCACGATTGGCAGTATCATCCTGAATATGGACGAGACGATCACCAAGGAATGA